A stretch of the Notamacropus eugenii isolate mMacEug1 chromosome 2, mMacEug1.pri_v2, whole genome shotgun sequence genome encodes the following:
- the LOC140523147 gene encoding uncharacterized protein, with product MELLTVPSAQQASVTIKKENKNNKKGFQQELVTCPERSSRPFPSAGHGRRARAEGTGGGLVGGSAGGTPSSRAFPRNHLPFPGRALVGARWFARGLPRASLRPPPRLAPRRALGHRRTLTDRSAQPGCAAHTRPLGGGAPRAQRGKRPASGLSSHAGSAAAAAAPAAAFLGGSRGPLPTPRPAPEAGPRRKPLGGRRGGRRAEAGSAALAPDTSVCAGVGCRPTPSRGAGTQTREAGRPPPPLQDPQTPARQVPLHVSPGWEGSPFSAVALTSMCPWVRRGPDPGSSPVPA from the exons ATGGA ACTCTTAACAGTGCCCAGCGCCCAGCAGGCCTCCG tcacaataaagaaagaaaataagaataataaaaaaggatTTCAACAGGAGCTCGTCACTTGCCCCGAGCGCTCATCGCGTCCATTTCCCAGCGCGGGGCACGGGCGGAGGGCACGGGCGGAGGGCACGGGCGGAGGGCTGGTCGGGGGCTCGGCCGGGGGCACCCCGAGTTCTAGGGCCTTCCCCCGTAATCATTTACCCTTCCCCGGCCGAGCGCTCGTGGGGGCGCGGTGGTTTGCACGTGGGCTGCCCCGTGCCTCTCTGCGTCCCCCCCCAAGACTGGCACCGCGCCGGGCACTCGGGCACAGACGAACGCTCACCGACCGCTCGGCCCAGCCGGGCTGCGCCGCCCACACGCGGCCGCTAGGTGGCGGGGCCCCGCGAGCGCAGCGTGGGAAGCGCCCGGCCTCGGGGCTGAGCTCACACGCTGGCTCGGCGGCCGCGGCGGCGGCCCCAGCTGCAGCCTTCCTGGGGGGCTCCCGGGGCCCCCTGCCCACGCCCCGCCCCGCTCCGGAAGCCGGACCCCGGAGGAAG CCGCTTGGCGGACGACGTGGGGGACGTCGGGCAGAGGCAGGGTCTGCAGCGCTTGCTCCTGACACGTCTGTGTGCGCCGGGGTGGGGTGCAGGCCCACCCCCTCGAGAGGCGCCGGGACCCAGACCCGTGAGGCCGGAAGACCCCCACCTCCGCTGCAGGACCCCCAGACCCCAGCCAGGCAAGTTCCCCTCCACGTGAGCCCAGGCTGGGAGGGGTCCCCGTTCTCTGCTGTGGCTTTGACTTCCATGTGCCCTTGGGTCAGGCGGGGGCCAGATCCTGGCTCCTCTCCGGTTCCTGCGTAG